Proteins from a genomic interval of Pantoea deleyi:
- the smrA gene encoding DNA endonuclease SmrA: MNLDDNDLFRDAMGDVTPLKDTTTTLWLKSPSTKAPRHPPGESEQENFLTRGYLEIVPLNTPLEYKADGIQQGILDKLRRGEYALDASLNLLRQPVETCRQALFSFMMQAHKQGLRNLLIIHGKGRDDESHANIVRSYLARWLPQFEDVQTFCVAQTQHGGGGALYVGLRKTDKARLENRERHAKRSR; encoded by the coding sequence ATGAACCTTGATGATAACGATCTCTTTCGGGATGCCATGGGTGATGTCACGCCGTTAAAAGACACCACGACAACTTTATGGCTCAAATCACCCTCCACGAAAGCCCCGCGCCATCCGCCTGGTGAGTCAGAGCAGGAAAACTTTCTGACCCGGGGCTATCTGGAGATCGTGCCGCTCAATACGCCGCTGGAGTACAAGGCCGACGGCATTCAGCAGGGCATTCTGGATAAGCTGCGCAGAGGCGAATATGCGCTGGATGCGAGCCTGAACCTGCTGCGTCAGCCGGTGGAGACCTGCCGTCAGGCGCTGTTCAGTTTTATGATGCAGGCGCACAAACAGGGATTAAGGAATCTGCTGATCATCCACGGCAAAGGCCGCGATGATGAGTCGCACGCCAACATCGTGCGCAGCTATCTGGCGCGCTGGTTACCGCAGTTTGAGGATGTACAGACGTTCTGCGTGGCGCAGACTCAGCACGGCGGGGGCGGCGCGCTCTATGTAGGCTTGCGGAAAACCGATAAAGCGCGGCTTGAAAACCGCGAGCGGCATGCGAAACGCAGCCGCTAG
- a CDS encoding LysR substrate-binding domain-containing protein, whose protein sequence is MEKNILFNQRIRLRHLHTFVAVAQQGTLGRAAETLSLSQPALSKTLNELEELTGVRLFERGRLGAQLTTMGEQFLTHAVRVLDALNHAGQSFNEQPGDAPVIIRLGALTTAAMGMLPRILDRFHQLQPNTTIQVATLHNNVLLAGLRAGEFDIGIGRMADSDMMTGLTYELLFLESLKLVVRPEHPLLSDNVTLSRAMQWPVVISPEGTAPRRIAQQMLDEQGSALPPHCIETSSTSLARQLALRYDYIWFVPSGAIKEDLSHNAVCALPINSSGPGEPVGIITRTGAELSLSAEVLMSTIRKFHS, encoded by the coding sequence ATGGAAAAAAATATCCTTTTCAATCAGCGCATTCGCTTGCGCCATCTACATACCTTCGTTGCCGTTGCGCAGCAGGGTACCCTGGGCCGGGCGGCAGAGACGCTGAGCCTGAGCCAGCCCGCGCTCTCCAAGACCCTGAACGAACTGGAAGAGCTGACGGGTGTGCGTCTGTTTGAACGAGGCCGGCTGGGGGCGCAGCTGACCACCATGGGCGAACAGTTTCTGACCCACGCCGTCCGGGTGCTCGACGCCCTGAATCATGCCGGGCAGAGTTTCAACGAACAGCCGGGCGACGCCCCGGTGATCATCCGGCTGGGCGCCCTGACCACGGCGGCGATGGGCATGCTGCCGCGCATCCTTGACCGTTTTCATCAGCTACAGCCCAACACCACCATCCAGGTGGCGACGCTGCATAACAATGTGCTGCTGGCTGGCCTGCGCGCGGGCGAGTTTGACATCGGCATTGGCCGGATGGCGGACAGCGACATGATGACCGGACTGACCTATGAACTGCTGTTTCTGGAATCCCTGAAGCTGGTGGTCAGGCCGGAACATCCGCTCTTAAGTGACAACGTCACACTTTCCCGCGCCATGCAGTGGCCGGTGGTGATTTCACCCGAAGGCACTGCGCCACGCCGCATCGCCCAACAGATGCTGGATGAACAGGGCAGTGCCCTGCCGCCTCACTGCATCGAGACCTCATCGACCTCGCTGGCGCGCCAGCTCGCGCTGCGCTACGACTATATCTGGTTTGTTCCCTCCGGCGCGATTAAAGAGGATCTCAGCCACAATGCTGTCTGCGCCCTGCCAATTAACTCTTCCGGTCCGGGTGAACCGGTCGGCATTATTACCCGCACCGGCGCAGAGCTGAGCCTGAGCGCCGAGGTTCTGATGTCCACCATCCGCAAGTTTCACAGCTAG